One Carassius auratus strain Wakin chromosome 3, ASM336829v1, whole genome shotgun sequence genomic region harbors:
- the LOC113055542 gene encoding GTPase IMAP family member 7-like, which yields MRIVLLGSSVSENSRVGNFILGRAAFDSEAAPDVVERVGGRLKDRHLMIINSPQLLQTNISDHQITQTVRECMFLSDPGPHVILLLLKHEQCSAEDQERVEKVLGSFSEQVYQHTMVLSTQETTETSDVLQNIIQKCANRHFSLQRSSSPEDLLLMFEEIVKMNDGHHLECAEAAQCFTMKQQITERRECEDI from the exons A TGAGGATTGTTCTTCTGGGCTCCAGCGTGTCTGAAAACAGTAGAGTAGGAAACTTCATCTTAGGACGAGCAGCGTTTGACAGTGAAGCTGCTCCAGATGTTGTAGAAAGAGTCGGAGGAAGACTGAAGGACAGACACCTGATGATCATCAACAGTCCTCAGCTGCTCCAGACGAACATCTCAGATCATCAGATCACACAGACAGTGAGAGAGTGTATGTTTCTGTCTGATCCAGGACCTCATGTGATCCTTCTGCTCCTCAAACATGAGCAGTGTTCAGCAGAAGATCAGGAGCGTGTGGAGAAGGTGCTGGGATCTTTCTCTGAGCAGGTTTATCAACACACCATGGTGCTCAGCACACAAGAGACCACAGAAACCAGTGACGTCCTACAGAACATCATTCAGAAGTGTGCAAACAGACACTTCAGTCTTCAGAGAAGCAGCTCTCCTGAGGATCTTCTGCTGATGTTTGAGGAGATTGTGAAGATGAATGATGGACATCACCTGGAGTGTGCTGAAGCTGCACAGTGTTTCACCATGAAACAACAGATCACAGAGAGACGTGAGTGTGAGGATATTTGA